The region GGGCTCTAGCGGCGTCTCCAGCAGAACTTCATGGCCGTGCTGGCGCGCCAGATCGATCCAGCCCTGCAAGCCCTCGCCATAGGGCGCGAAGGACAAGGTGACTTCGGCGGGCAATTGTTCAATGGCGGCGCGGGTGGTCTGGGCGTTGAGGCCAAGGCCGCCGATCACCAGCGCCACCTTGGGCCGTCCGTCGGCGATGAACGGGCGGGCATAGGCCTCGGCCGGAGTGCGGCCGCCGGGGGCGACAACGGGAAGCTTGCCGCCGCCCGGACCCGGCGCCCACAGGCCGGCGATGGGCGCGGCGGGCAGGGGGCCGTGTGCGGCCAGGGGCGGCGGGGCGGACGCCTCTTCGACGGTGATCACCGCTTCGCCGGCGTCGGCCTGCAACGGCGCTTCGGAAAGCATGAAGACGTCGGGAATCAGGGCGGGTTCTTCGGCGGGTTCCTGGGCCAGGGCTTCCAGCCATCCTGGAGGCGCGCCCTTTGTGGCCCCGATGCTCTGGAGGCGAACCCGCACGGACGGCGCGCCGGCCGTCGAGTCGCCGACCGCCAGCACCAGCAGTCCCAGGAGTGCCGCAAAGACCACCGCGGCGCCGGCAGCGCCGACATAGGGATTGCCCTTGAGGCCCAGCAAAACGTCACGCGCGCTGACGGACCCCGCCCGTGAGGCGGAGGCCGTAGCGAAGGCGGGCTTTCTCGAAAACATGGCGGCGACGGTCCCGATGCGGCGTCAGGCTCGACAATTATGGTTAACGAACCCTAAGCGACCTCGCGAGCCACGGCCTCATTGACTTGAGTCAGATGCACGCCGGGCCTGAAAGGTGTAGAAGCCGGCTCCTTCCTGCATGGAGCCGCGCCTTGACCACCTCCGCCATCGAGCCCGTTTCGTTCCTGCGTTACGCCGACGATTTCGAAGGTTTCTCGCGCGACCTGGGCGCGTCTTTCCAGCGTTATGGCTTCGCGGTGATCTGCGACCACGATCTGGACCAGGGCCGGATCGACGGCGCCATCGGCGAGGCCAAGGCGTTCTTCGCTCAGCCCGAAGAGGTCAAGAAGGCCTATGTATCGGGAAAGGGCGGACAGCGCGGCTACATCCCCTTCGGCATCGAGACCGCCAAGGGCGCCACCCATCATGACCTGAAAGAATTCTGGCATATCGGCCGCGATCTGCCTGAAGGTCACCGCTTCTCCGACGTCATGCCGCCCAACGTCTGGCCGGCCGAGGTTCCAGGCTTCAAGCCGGAGCTGAGCTGGCTGTACGGGGCGCTGGATCACTTGGGCGTGCGCGTCCTGCAGGCGATCGCCAACTATCTGAAGCTGGATCGCCACACCTTTGACGAGCCTGTGCGCGAAGGGAATTCGATCCTGCGCCTGCTGCACTATCCGCCCGTGCCGGCCGACGCCGGCGGCGTGCGGGCAGGGGCCCACGAAGACATCAACGCCATCACACTGCTGCTGGGCGCCGAAGAGGCGGGGCTGGAAGTGCTGGACCGTGATGGCCGCTGGCTGCCGATCAACCCGCCCCCTGGGGCCGTGGTCTGCAACATCGGCGATATGCTGAGCCGGGCGACCAATGAGGTGCTGCCCTCGACCACGCACCGGGTGGTCAATCCGCCGCCGGAGCGTCGCGGATATTCGCGCTACTCGACGCCGTTCTTCCTGCACTTCGCGCCAGACTATCTGATCGAGACCCTGCCCGGCTGCGCGACAGCCGAGCGCCCGAACCGCTATCCCGAGCCGATCACCGCCGACGACTTCCTCAAGCAGCGGCTGCGCGAGATCAAGCTGCTCTGATCAGCGGGCGATCCGCAGGTTGTCGATCGAGCCCGCGATGGCGTTGAAGGCGGCGTTCATCTGCGCTGCGCCGGTCACGTCATAATACATGTCGGCGCTGGTGGCGCAGTTGCGCAGCAGGGTGCGGGTGTTGGTCGAGACCCCGACCCCGATGCTGTAGACCCGTATCCCCTGGGCCCTGATGTTGTTGCACAGCAGGGTCATGCGGTTGTTCATCGCTGTGACTCGCGTGCTGTCGCTGGCCGTGTATGAGCCGGCCGTCACTCCGGGCAGACGACCTTCCCAGATATAGCCGTACGCGCCCCGCGCGGAGCCGTTGTAGCCGTCGGTTATGCGGCTGTAGGTGTTGTCGCCGTCCGTCATCAACACGATGATCTTGGTGTTTCGTTCAGCGCCATAGGCGCGCGTGGGTTGCGGGCCTTGCACCGGGCCGTTGGGAGACACAAGGTTCCACCCCCACATCAACCCCATGGGGATGTTGGTCAGGCCGCTGGCGTTCAGATCGTCGATGGCGTCGTGGAGGTCGTCCCACTCATTGGTCAGAGGGGTGATGGGACGCATGCCGCAACCGGCGTTCGGGCCCTGGCCGCCCGATGGACTTCCGCCGTACTTGTTGGTCGCCGCCTGCCGCTGATACCAATCCGAACGGGATGAGCCGCTAAGTGTGTCGGTGCGGTAGTTGTTTTGAGCGCCGGTTAGGTTGGG is a window of Caulobacter sp. NIBR2454 DNA encoding:
- a CDS encoding divergent polysaccharide deacetylase family protein; protein product: MFSRKPAFATASASRAGSVSARDVLLGLKGNPYVGAAGAAVVFAALLGLLVLAVGDSTAGAPSVRVRLQSIGATKGAPPGWLEALAQEPAEEPALIPDVFMLSEAPLQADAGEAVITVEEASAPPPLAAHGPLPAAPIAGLWAPGPGGGKLPVVAPGGRTPAEAYARPFIADGRPKVALVIGGLGLNAQTTRAAIEQLPAEVTLSFAPYGEGLQGWIDLARQHGHEVLLETPLEPNDYPQNDPGPYTLMTGARPEETVRKLEWLMSRATGYFGLTNYLGSRFLQSDPAVTTLTAVMKQRGLAFIDDGQAGGRGFGLRASADRIIDDQLSAEAIDRQLKAIEGGAVQRGQALGSGFAYPVTINQVSRWAEGLSGRGFQLAPASAVVSKR
- a CDS encoding isopenicillin N synthase family dioxygenase — translated: MTTSAIEPVSFLRYADDFEGFSRDLGASFQRYGFAVICDHDLDQGRIDGAIGEAKAFFAQPEEVKKAYVSGKGGQRGYIPFGIETAKGATHHDLKEFWHIGRDLPEGHRFSDVMPPNVWPAEVPGFKPELSWLYGALDHLGVRVLQAIANYLKLDRHTFDEPVREGNSILRLLHYPPVPADAGGVRAGAHEDINAITLLLGAEEAGLEVLDRDGRWLPINPPPGAVVCNIGDMLSRATNEVLPSTTHRVVNPPPERRGYSRYSTPFFLHFAPDYLIETLPGCATAERPNRYPEPITADDFLKQRLREIKLL